In the genome of Myroides phaeus, one region contains:
- a CDS encoding WG repeat-containing protein translates to MKKTIAISLFLALYCTNSWAVKKSSINYEYLVESTFKTDTIFIDLKNDPDFKFKKGLRWYQDPELELFGIKNAQDEIYIEPLFYQIESFIDGVSIVTTDDFQGAINDKGEVIIPFSYEELQTSSEFKIAYVDIDKWGFFNTKGEKVINAEYDFVGSFSDGLALASKNNLFGYINHQGKTVIPFQYDYASNFEDGEARVEIKFRSFVINKKGIKIAD, encoded by the coding sequence ATGAAAAAAACAATAGCAATTAGCCTATTTTTGGCACTATATTGCACCAATAGTTGGGCTGTTAAAAAGTCTTCTATTAACTATGAATATCTTGTTGAAAGTACTTTCAAAACAGACACTATCTTTATTGACTTAAAGAATGATCCAGACTTTAAGTTTAAAAAAGGACTGCGTTGGTACCAAGATCCTGAATTGGAATTATTCGGTATCAAAAACGCCCAAGATGAAATCTATATCGAACCGTTATTTTATCAAATCGAATCTTTTATAGATGGTGTTTCTATTGTAACCACAGACGACTTTCAAGGGGCTATAAACGACAAAGGAGAAGTTATTATTCCTTTTTCTTATGAAGAACTACAAACAAGTAGTGAATTTAAAATAGCCTATGTAGACATAGATAAATGGGGATTCTTCAATACGAAAGGCGAAAAAGTAATTAATGCCGAATACGACTTTGTAGGAAGTTTCTCAGACGGATTAGCACTTGCTTCAAAAAACAACCTATTTGGTTATATCAATCACCAAGGAAAAACAGTTATCCCTTTTCAATACGATTATGCAAGTAATTTTGAAGATGGTGAAGCAAGGGTTGAAATAAAGTTCCGCTCTTTTGTTATCAATAAAAAAGGAATAAAAATAGCAGACTAA
- a CDS encoding SDR family NAD(P)-dependent oxidoreductase, whose amino-acid sequence MKTALITGATSGIGKATAETLAPNHRLILCGRRADKLNEVAQELSKVTEVTTLTFDVSHKEETFAAINSLPQQWQQIDVLVNNAGNAHGLASFQEAAIDDLEAMIDINVKGVIYVTKAVLPLMIPNQSGHIVNLSSIAGKETYQNGIVYCASKAAVEALSKGMRLDLLTSGIKVTNVAPGAVETEFSVVRFKGDKEKADQVYKGFTPLEAQDIANAIAYAVNQPEHVQIADMTVFPKAQAGPSAFNKKV is encoded by the coding sequence ATGAAAACAGCCTTAATAACAGGAGCTACATCTGGAATCGGAAAAGCAACTGCTGAAACTTTAGCTCCTAATCACCGCTTAATTTTATGTGGTCGTAGAGCAGACAAACTAAATGAAGTAGCCCAAGAACTTTCTAAAGTAACTGAGGTAACCACACTTACTTTTGATGTTAGCCACAAAGAAGAAACGTTTGCAGCAATTAACTCACTACCGCAACAATGGCAACAAATTGATGTATTAGTAAACAATGCTGGAAATGCACACGGTTTAGCAAGCTTTCAAGAGGCTGCTATTGACGATTTAGAAGCGATGATAGATATCAATGTTAAAGGGGTAATCTACGTTACAAAAGCAGTCTTACCATTGATGATACCAAACCAATCTGGGCATATAGTAAACCTATCTTCTATTGCAGGAAAAGAGACTTACCAAAATGGAATAGTTTACTGTGCTTCAAAAGCCGCAGTCGAAGCTTTATCTAAGGGAATGCGTTTAGATTTATTAACAAGTGGTATCAAAGTAACCAATGTTGCACCAGGAGCAGTTGAAACAGAATTCTCTGTTGTTCGCTTTAAAGGAGACAAAGAAAAAGCAGATCAGGTTTACAAAGGATTCACACCACTTGAAGCACAAGATATAGCTAATGCAATTGCTTATGCTGTAAACCAACCTGAGCACGTGCAAATCGCTGATATGACGGTATTTCCAAAGGCACAAGCTGGTCCTTCTGCCTTCAATAAAAAAGTATAA